The following proteins come from a genomic window of Gottfriedia acidiceleris:
- a CDS encoding response regulator transcription factor — MRLLIMDDDREIGSFLQEMLQEASFEVDYFDNAKDTYYAALNNDYDLMLLDITLDSFAQYGLMCSGFDVARMITEKKNTPYMYLTARADPTDVTQGLYSGAEDYITKPYSLPILIAKIQTVLRRLDKSSLSESLSYRELTISLTNRKVTVGQEIVSPSPILYNILVYLLKNKNHPISREELAKEVWQHEDVSDSDKNKIDVAIKRLREIIPSKYIRTIRGIGYIIED; from the coding sequence ATGCGATTGTTAATTATGGATGATGATCGGGAGATTGGCTCTTTTTTACAGGAGATGCTGCAAGAGGCTTCATTTGAAGTGGATTATTTTGATAATGCGAAAGATACATACTATGCTGCATTAAATAACGATTATGATTTAATGCTTTTAGATATAACGCTGGATTCGTTTGCTCAATATGGTTTAATGTGTTCTGGTTTTGATGTTGCGAGAATGATAACTGAAAAAAAGAACACTCCGTATATGTACTTAACTGCTAGGGCTGATCCAACTGATGTTACTCAAGGATTGTATTCAGGTGCGGAAGATTACATCACCAAGCCTTACTCTTTACCCATTTTAATCGCTAAAATTCAAACGGTGCTAAGAAGATTAGACAAGTCTTCATTATCTGAATCGTTGTCATATAGGGAATTAACAATATCCTTAACAAATCGTAAGGTAACTGTTGGGCAGGAGATCGTTTCTCCAAGTCCTATTCTTTACAATATTCTTGTCTATTTACTGAAAAATAAAAACCATCCTATTTCACGTGAAGAATTAGCAAAAGAAGTTTGGCAACATGAAGATGTTTCTGATTCTGACAAAAACAAAATCGATGTAGCGATAAAACGATTACGTGAAATTATACCTTCTAAATATATACGAACCATACGCGGGATAGGATATATCATTGAAGATTAA
- a CDS encoding DUF4352 domain-containing protein, with amino-acid sequence MAGLVACKTCGKEIAKGVKKCVHCGKDQRNWFRRHKIMSALGAIIVVSIIGSALSGGGDGATTTNGSSKVEVEKKEKIFKVGDIVKDDQLEIKVSKVEEKHSVGDQYYGKKASEGGVLVAIQYTMKNVSDEPVGVFDYPTLNLVDEKGTKYDSDIDASSSYAVETKIDDSKILSDLNPGITVTGTEVYEISKDAFAKGKWYIQIGSQKVQVK; translated from the coding sequence ATGGCAGGATTAGTAGCCTGTAAAACTTGTGGTAAGGAAATTGCGAAAGGCGTTAAGAAATGTGTGCATTGTGGTAAAGATCAACGTAATTGGTTTAGAAGACACAAAATCATGTCGGCTTTAGGTGCCATAATTGTTGTTTCGATAATTGGTAGTGCTCTAAGCGGTGGCGGAGATGGAGCTACAACTACAAATGGAAGTTCAAAAGTGGAGGTTGAAAAGAAAGAAAAAATCTTCAAAGTTGGAGATATTGTTAAAGATGATCAATTAGAAATCAAAGTATCAAAAGTCGAAGAGAAACATTCAGTTGGAGATCAGTATTATGGCAAAAAGGCATCTGAAGGTGGAGTTCTTGTGGCAATTCAATACACAATGAAGAATGTATCTGATGAGCCAGTTGGAGTCTTCGATTATCCTACTCTTAACCTGGTAGATGAAAAGGGTACTAAGTATGATTCTGATATTGATGCTAGTAGCTCATATGCAGTAGAAACAAAAATTGATGATTCAAAAATATTGTCAGATTTAAACCCAGGGATTACTGTAACTGGTACTGAAGTTTATGAGATTTCTAAAGACGCATTTGCTAAAGGTAAATGGTATATCCAAATAGGAAGTCAAAAAGTTCAAGTTAAATAA
- a CDS encoding HNH endonuclease domain-containing protein: protein MNIFTEEFPSLESYFRSVILFGKNSASYKFALAKSLIEISENHNQNTFIPLEELSIPFSKYICEHLKINDKQTTSSSSRFLNACREYNSGSITKDDLILLTKKLGFENVLDAFHNVNQQNIPVSFFEVKKEGKNKGIILTDDLFHLNESAQHQNFGHEVEARWRLVETAWSLNLSPSLLNVHFDDQSKMFFIDEDNTLKRIDVTSSRDALNGYQKGKCFYCFNDITIDEGSESLADVDHFLPYTLQRELPINLNGVWNLVLACKECNRGKEGKFARIPEIRFLERLHKRNEFFIESHHPLNETLKNQTGKTTPTRIAFLQSIYNECSSLSGNIKWKPLNEHEPAF from the coding sequence TTGAATATTTTTACAGAAGAGTTTCCATCATTGGAATCTTACTTCAGATCTGTTATTCTTTTTGGAAAGAATTCAGCAAGTTATAAATTTGCATTAGCTAAATCTTTAATAGAAATTTCAGAGAACCATAATCAAAATACTTTCATTCCATTAGAAGAATTATCAATCCCTTTTTCTAAATACATTTGTGAACATTTAAAAATTAATGATAAACAAACTACATCTTCTTCAAGTCGCTTTTTAAATGCATGTAGGGAGTATAATAGTGGATCAATAACAAAAGATGATTTAATCCTTTTAACAAAAAAATTAGGTTTCGAAAATGTTTTGGATGCGTTCCATAATGTGAATCAACAAAACATTCCGGTCTCATTTTTTGAAGTAAAAAAAGAGGGTAAAAATAAAGGTATTATCCTAACTGACGATTTGTTTCACTTAAATGAATCAGCACAGCACCAAAATTTTGGTCATGAAGTTGAAGCAAGATGGAGACTTGTTGAAACAGCTTGGTCATTAAATTTAAGTCCTTCATTATTAAATGTTCATTTTGATGATCAATCCAAAATGTTTTTTATCGATGAAGATAATACACTTAAACGAATAGATGTAACTTCATCAAGAGATGCCTTAAATGGTTATCAAAAAGGGAAGTGCTTCTATTGTTTTAATGATATTACAATTGATGAAGGATCTGAGAGTTTGGCGGACGTTGATCACTTCTTACCATATACATTACAACGCGAACTACCTATAAATTTAAATGGTGTATGGAATCTAGTACTAGCGTGTAAAGAATGTAATCGAGGAAAAGAAGGAAAATTTGCAAGAATACCTGAAATTAGATTTCTTGAAAGATTGCATAAAAGAAATGAGTTTTTCATCGAAAGTCATCATCCATTAAATGAAACTTTGAAGAACCAAACGGGCAAAACTACTCCTACAAGAATTGCATTTTTACAAAGTATTTATAATGAATGTTCAAGTTTATCTGGAAATATTAAGTGGAAACCATTAAATGAACATGAACCTGCTTTTTAG
- a CDS encoding AAA domain-containing protein, producing the protein MIQKLDYLKDRLSDLSKRNRSIRLMKLADKWAVDLTELESVYQDKNQNSSLLDDILKNKKNEILLFKRDINDEKKMLLSHKLTTLHRNLKGIEEETGMYDLYLGYPFLTGKMMDGTFFRAPVFLYPIKLEKNGLTWNLVKGEGEKLINRTLFLALKKLNEFNIEEKMLDEEYFSNVTSIQELHEWFKEFDYNFPIKNTLIQKFQNYTLKDIPKLNDGEIALESLAVLGCFPQGNSAVIKDYDLLKSILEENGDLGFISELLFEDENIINDSLLSPIIEEVEKNIDERDKVFLLPTDGSQEEILQLARNQKGLVVHGPPGTGKSQVIVNLITDAINQKKKVLVVCQKRAALDVVNQRLDGLGLSKFAALVHDEKNDRQKLYSKIQQLINIPIQINDSNQKEFEFVSSQLRMSEGQLNDISKALFEVQDFGYRAYDLYSISKPKDEMKRLVNVKPYLNKLSRYNLEDILAEVYTYGEYYARFGNESYPWKQRKSFKDLELKDQSIMTDTLNDLIESAKITVSKLDEFEQNFVTPEYAKLVQEKIEKIYEDLDDSKKRSFKNIRLWIWTSFTGKNIIEELLEGNKFKGTSSKEWIRLKQWLKTLYDLSKETEKFMSKLKNLIPYVAEDWITSMEKLVNDGKIPLIELEKMHEYIFSDFEELRRMDRFYHDKDETVISLIELAIKEVPFVENNLAKEWIDSLQDSIYLHWIDEIERKHPIIEAISTEQFNRIREKLKNLIEQKRNIGKLMLQNKLLSSIEETKLNFGKAIKELSHQTSKKRQLWPLRKLVREFSDKGLTELLPVWLLSPEVVSSILPLTEGLFDRVIFDEASQCTVENGLPSIYRGKTVVVAGDEMQLPPSNLFQGSMEVDEDDETMGEIEESKSLLNLSKRHFQESILQWHYRSKSEELINFSNYAFYNSNIQIAPNVEPLKQPAAITWKKIDGLWINQSNLIEAQFVVSELKKQIITYPNLSVGIITFNAKQQEKILDEIEKLAETDKEFEVIYNQIQSRDLDERIFVKNIENVQGDERDVIIFSIGYAKGENGRVYNRFGTLSQSGGENRLNVAVSRAKEKILVVSSIEPSELDVSNSKNRGPKLLKAYLEYAKATSENNRDLVTSTLKDIQEGSNTMVSSPALHFDSGFEVQVYDMLVELGYEVHTQVGLSGYRIDLAIVDPNDPSKYLLGIECDGAMYHSSPSAKERDVYRQKFLEDRGWKIERIWSRNWWKNRSGEIERIEHVIKDLIKKQKVAELIL; encoded by the coding sequence ATGATACAAAAACTGGACTATTTGAAGGATCGCTTGAGTGATTTAAGTAAACGTAACCGCTCAATTCGCCTTATGAAGTTAGCAGATAAATGGGCGGTTGATTTAACAGAATTAGAATCTGTTTATCAAGATAAGAATCAAAATTCTTCTCTTCTTGATGATATTTTAAAGAATAAGAAAAATGAGATTTTATTATTTAAAAGAGATATAAATGATGAAAAGAAAATGCTTCTTTCACATAAATTAACTACCTTACACCGTAATTTAAAAGGGATTGAAGAAGAAACTGGAATGTATGATTTATATTTAGGCTATCCATTCTTAACTGGAAAAATGATGGATGGTACTTTTTTTAGAGCACCTGTTTTCTTATACCCGATCAAGTTAGAAAAAAACGGTTTAACTTGGAATCTAGTTAAAGGTGAAGGAGAAAAATTAATTAATAGGACTCTGTTCTTAGCCTTAAAAAAACTAAATGAATTTAATATAGAAGAGAAAATGTTAGATGAAGAGTATTTTTCTAATGTTACTTCAATTCAAGAACTTCATGAATGGTTTAAAGAATTCGATTATAATTTTCCAATTAAAAACACATTAATTCAAAAATTTCAAAACTATACATTAAAAGACATTCCCAAATTAAATGATGGAGAAATTGCACTTGAGAGTTTAGCAGTACTAGGTTGTTTTCCTCAAGGGAATTCTGCAGTAATAAAAGACTATGATTTATTAAAATCTATTCTGGAAGAGAATGGTGATCTAGGGTTTATTTCTGAATTATTATTTGAAGACGAAAATATTATAAATGATTCATTATTATCACCGATTATAGAAGAAGTAGAAAAAAATATTGATGAACGAGATAAAGTTTTTTTATTACCTACAGATGGTTCCCAAGAAGAAATTCTTCAATTAGCTAGAAACCAAAAGGGTTTAGTAGTTCATGGTCCTCCAGGGACGGGAAAATCTCAAGTTATTGTTAATTTAATTACAGATGCAATTAATCAGAAGAAAAAGGTATTAGTTGTTTGTCAAAAAAGAGCAGCATTGGATGTAGTAAATCAAAGACTTGATGGATTGGGTTTATCCAAGTTTGCAGCTCTAGTACATGATGAGAAGAACGACCGTCAAAAACTATATTCAAAGATTCAACAGTTGATAAATATACCTATTCAAATAAACGATTCAAACCAAAAAGAATTTGAGTTTGTAAGTTCCCAATTAAGAATGAGTGAAGGCCAGTTAAATGATATTTCAAAGGCTTTATTTGAAGTGCAGGATTTTGGTTATAGAGCGTATGATTTATATAGTATCTCTAAACCAAAGGATGAAATGAAGCGCCTTGTTAATGTTAAACCTTATTTAAATAAATTGAGTAGATACAATTTAGAGGATATTCTTGCGGAGGTTTATACTTACGGGGAATATTATGCAAGATTTGGAAATGAAAGTTATCCATGGAAACAAAGAAAGAGTTTTAAGGATTTAGAGTTAAAAGATCAATCGATAATGACAGATACTTTAAATGATTTAATTGAAAGCGCAAAAATTACTGTTTCTAAATTAGACGAGTTTGAACAAAATTTTGTTACTCCTGAATATGCAAAATTAGTTCAAGAAAAAATTGAGAAGATTTATGAGGATCTAGATGATAGTAAGAAACGCTCTTTTAAGAACATTAGATTATGGATTTGGACTTCTTTTACTGGAAAAAATATTATTGAAGAGCTATTAGAGGGGAATAAGTTTAAAGGAACAAGTTCAAAAGAATGGATTAGATTAAAGCAATGGTTAAAAACGCTTTATGACCTTTCTAAAGAAACAGAAAAATTTATGTCGAAGTTAAAAAATTTAATTCCATATGTAGCTGAAGATTGGATTACAAGTATGGAAAAGCTAGTTAATGATGGAAAGATACCATTAATTGAGCTTGAAAAAATGCATGAATATATTTTCTCAGACTTTGAAGAGTTAAGAAGAATGGACCGTTTTTATCATGATAAGGATGAAACAGTAATTTCATTAATAGAACTAGCCATTAAAGAAGTACCTTTCGTAGAAAATAATCTAGCAAAAGAATGGATTGATTCTCTACAAGATTCGATTTATTTACATTGGATTGATGAAATTGAAAGAAAACATCCGATAATTGAAGCGATTAGTACAGAGCAGTTTAATAGAATTCGTGAGAAATTGAAAAATTTAATCGAACAAAAACGAAATATTGGTAAACTTATGCTTCAAAATAAATTATTAAGTTCAATCGAAGAAACTAAATTAAACTTTGGTAAAGCGATTAAAGAGCTTAGCCATCAAACATCTAAAAAGCGACAGTTATGGCCATTAAGAAAATTGGTAAGAGAGTTTTCAGATAAAGGACTAACGGAATTACTACCAGTTTGGTTATTGTCACCTGAGGTTGTATCATCAATTTTACCTCTAACTGAAGGTTTATTTGATCGTGTTATTTTTGATGAAGCGTCTCAATGTACAGTTGAAAATGGACTTCCTTCTATCTATAGAGGGAAAACAGTAGTTGTTGCTGGAGATGAAATGCAATTACCACCATCTAATTTATTCCAAGGAAGCATGGAGGTAGATGAAGATGATGAAACAATGGGTGAGATTGAGGAATCAAAGAGCTTACTAAACTTGTCTAAGCGTCATTTTCAAGAAAGCATTTTACAATGGCATTATCGATCTAAGTCTGAGGAATTAATTAATTTTTCAAATTATGCTTTTTATAATTCTAATATTCAAATTGCACCAAACGTTGAACCTTTAAAACAACCTGCTGCAATAACTTGGAAAAAAATCGATGGATTATGGATAAACCAATCGAATCTTATAGAGGCACAATTTGTTGTATCAGAACTTAAAAAACAAATAATTACCTATCCAAATTTATCGGTTGGAATCATTACTTTTAATGCTAAACAGCAAGAAAAAATACTAGATGAGATTGAAAAACTTGCTGAAACAGATAAAGAATTTGAAGTGATCTATAATCAAATACAATCACGTGATTTGGATGAAAGAATATTTGTAAAAAATATCGAAAACGTACAAGGTGATGAGCGTGACGTAATTATCTTCTCAATTGGGTATGCTAAAGGAGAGAATGGTAGAGTTTATAATCGTTTTGGTACTTTAAGTCAATCTGGCGGAGAAAATAGATTAAATGTAGCAGTAAGTCGTGCAAAAGAAAAAATCCTAGTAGTTTCAAGTATTGAGCCAAGTGAACTTGATGTATCAAATTCTAAAAATAGAGGTCCGAAATTATTAAAAGCATATCTTGAATATGCTAAGGCTACTTCTGAAAACAATCGAGATCTAGTTACAAGTACGCTAAAAGATATTCAAGAAGGAAGCAACACTATGGTTAGCTCACCAGCATTACATTTTGATTCAGGGTTTGAAGTTCAAGTTTATGATATGTTAGTTGAACTAGGATACGAAGTCCATACTCAAGTAGGTTTATCAGGATATCGTATTGATTTAGCAATTGTTGATCCAAATGATCCTTCTAAATACCTTCTTGGTATTGAATGTGATGGAGCTATGTACCATAGCTCACCAAGTGCTAAAGAAAGAGATGTTTATCGCCAAAAATTCCTTGAAGATAGAGGATGGAAAATTGAACGTATTTGGAGTAGGAATTGGTGGAAAAACCGTTCCGGTGAAATTGAAAGAATCGAACATGTTATTAAAGATTTGATTAAGAAACAAAAAGTAGCTGAGTTAATACTTTAG
- a CDS encoding excalibur calcium-binding domain-containing protein has product MKKLAIGILTIGLIQSYSIISTDNASAAVKYFKNCTEMHETYKGGVARSSTVKNKGGKTKYKPYVSKALYDANQKMDRDNDKIACER; this is encoded by the coding sequence ATGAAAAAACTTGCTATTGGTATTCTTACAATTGGACTTATTCAAAGTTATTCAATTATTTCAACTGACAATGCTAGTGCAGCTGTGAAATATTTTAAAAACTGTACTGAAATGCACGAAACTTACAAGGGTGGAGTTGCCCGTAGTTCAACCGTTAAAAATAAAGGAGGTAAAACTAAATATAAACCTTATGTATCAAAAGCTCTATATGACGCTAACCAAAAAATGGATCGAGATAATGATAAAATAGCGTGTGAAAGATAG
- a CDS encoding restriction endonuclease — MTKWWMVRAGDNNELIPIWKQKNVVSIGWADLGNPKLFSSRDVLIQKAHKVYEEDKPAARINWASQVWRFSKEIEEGDRVITYARDKREYLIGTVKKAHRFDVNVVGDYYPNIIEVIWEDKQIPRDNLSQGARNTLGSVLTVFRVDDWGIELEAIVKGNQPTTDSDDNKEEEEIIKEDFVQKALTMVQDKVDKLDPWAMQDLLAGLLQAMGYNVRVSPKGPDGGVDILAHKDAFGFEKPIIKVQVKHRKSTSGSPEIQQLLGAHPIDANALFLSTGGFTSQAKEVARQNNVKLLDLEELVNLIVYWYEKMPNETRSLLPLQKIYVPE; from the coding sequence TTGACTAAATGGTGGATGGTACGTGCAGGGGATAATAACGAGTTAATACCAATTTGGAAGCAGAAAAATGTAGTATCAATTGGTTGGGCAGATTTGGGTAATCCAAAACTATTTTCATCTAGAGATGTATTAATACAAAAAGCACATAAAGTATACGAGGAAGATAAACCTGCTGCTCGTATAAACTGGGCAAGTCAGGTTTGGCGTTTTAGTAAGGAAATTGAAGAAGGAGACCGTGTAATTACATATGCAAGAGATAAAAGAGAATATTTGATTGGTACGGTTAAAAAAGCACATAGATTTGATGTAAACGTAGTAGGTGACTATTATCCAAATATTATTGAAGTTATATGGGAGGATAAACAAATTCCTAGGGATAATTTATCACAAGGTGCTAGAAATACTCTGGGATCTGTCCTTACGGTATTTCGAGTTGACGATTGGGGAATTGAGTTGGAAGCGATAGTAAAGGGGAATCAACCAACTACTGATTCTGATGACAACAAAGAGGAAGAAGAGATTATTAAAGAAGATTTTGTACAAAAGGCATTAACAATGGTACAAGACAAGGTAGATAAACTAGATCCGTGGGCTATGCAAGATTTGTTAGCGGGGTTACTACAAGCCATGGGTTACAATGTTCGAGTTAGCCCCAAAGGTCCTGATGGTGGTGTAGATATATTAGCCCATAAGGATGCTTTTGGGTTTGAGAAACCAATTATTAAAGTGCAAGTAAAACATCGCAAGTCAACCTCTGGTTCACCAGAAATTCAGCAATTGCTTGGTGCTCACCCGATTGATGCTAATGCTTTATTCTTGTCCACTGGTGGATTTACATCACAAGCAAAAGAGGTAGCGAGACAAAACAACGTTAAGTTACTCGATTTAGAAGAATTAGTAAATTTAATAGTTTATTGGTATGAAAAAATGCCTAATGAAACACGTTCATTATTGCCATTACAAAAGATATATGTACCTGAGTAA
- a CDS encoding Hsp70 family protein produces the protein MQTKYLKYGIDLGTTNSCIVTWENEELKVFLNKEQMAVTKSAVYYGKRKRTIVGYKAYNVLVTEPENVAIEFKRLMGLHEKKYFPLADYSATPEELSAEVLKSLANNVTTLTGENVTSAVITVPAAFNTIQCEATIEAAKSAGIEHVHLLQEPIAAAIAYGTDQSLHDKTWLIFDLGGGTFDVAIVSSMDGQLQVLNHEGDNFLGGKDIDRALVETILFPALIESGYKIEEGSPLHDRILGRLIYEAEEIKIQLTTNSKVEFDIQIDDDEYEEEYGEPILLQGTIKNEKLHGILDEVILPKCIRLCNKAIDDIGLQWSGIDRILLVGGPTQIPYIREVLKQTFNTEIDYSQNPLTVVAAGAAMYASVTKISNVSDNKPVYSNNDAINVNFEYENVMSTLNGTVYGTFKNTSNIKEVMLSMTDGSWNSGWIPLIDIETGYFEIDVIVKENKNNIFTLQVRDNRGTLAKVNNPLIEIRHSYNYLQPANPPLPHTISIEIETDEGGMKTKLEPIFKKNSVLPLSVTRKFFVTNTLLPNDENTFFSIRVYEGETLDNPSVNTLIFTMKITGGSFSSLLPKNEEVEVTISISESREIGLELFIPRLNEVFSKTHIYFPEKNRANTITDSIEASIKSAYEDIFNLQEDFLLSNLKNESLQLSKIDETLEQFANQFFKNIERMRNSADLAMAELTRFKDCIVIPLHKLKMDNNNRISSSSGGIKDEEIENLIEETERLVFEFDDTSISNNFLFLKQNLIKATEFKNDRLIEKYSNQLKDLQSHVVREDPAYWMDLFIYISNFGTYTDQNAAENFIQMGREALYNDDLEKLKRVVYSLYGLVPKEVVETIEEDKQLPGIRLLP, from the coding sequence ATGCAAACCAAATATTTAAAATATGGAATTGACTTGGGAACTACGAATTCTTGTATTGTAACATGGGAAAACGAAGAGTTGAAAGTTTTTTTAAACAAGGAACAAATGGCTGTTACAAAGTCTGCAGTTTATTACGGTAAAAGAAAACGAACTATCGTAGGATATAAAGCTTATAATGTTTTAGTGACTGAACCTGAAAATGTAGCAATAGAGTTTAAACGACTAATGGGATTACACGAAAAAAAATATTTTCCGTTAGCGGATTATTCTGCTACCCCTGAAGAGCTATCCGCAGAAGTGTTGAAATCTCTTGCAAATAATGTAACTACACTTACAGGTGAAAATGTTACTTCAGCAGTAATTACTGTTCCTGCAGCTTTTAATACCATCCAGTGTGAGGCGACTATTGAAGCAGCAAAATCTGCAGGTATTGAACATGTACATTTGCTACAAGAACCAATTGCCGCAGCAATTGCGTATGGAACAGATCAGTCACTACATGATAAGACGTGGCTAATTTTTGATTTAGGTGGAGGTACATTTGATGTAGCTATTGTTTCATCAATGGATGGTCAACTACAAGTATTAAACCATGAAGGTGATAATTTCTTAGGCGGAAAAGATATTGATAGAGCACTTGTAGAAACAATTTTGTTCCCAGCTTTAATAGAATCTGGTTACAAAATTGAAGAAGGATCTCCATTGCATGATCGTATTTTAGGTAGATTAATTTACGAAGCAGAAGAAATAAAAATACAATTAACTACAAATTCTAAAGTGGAATTTGATATTCAAATTGACGATGATGAATATGAAGAAGAATATGGAGAACCAATTCTGCTTCAAGGGACTATTAAGAACGAGAAATTACATGGTATTTTAGATGAAGTTATTCTTCCTAAATGCATAAGATTATGTAATAAGGCTATTGATGATATAGGCTTACAATGGAGTGGTATTGATAGGATTTTATTAGTCGGTGGACCTACTCAAATTCCTTATATTCGAGAAGTATTAAAACAAACATTTAATACAGAAATTGATTATTCTCAAAATCCGTTGACTGTAGTTGCTGCAGGGGCTGCAATGTATGCATCTGTAACAAAAATATCAAATGTATCAGATAATAAACCTGTTTATTCAAATAATGACGCAATAAATGTAAATTTTGAATATGAAAATGTTATGTCTACATTGAATGGAACTGTTTACGGTACTTTCAAAAACACCTCAAACATAAAAGAAGTAATGTTATCAATGACCGATGGATCGTGGAATTCAGGTTGGATACCGTTAATTGATATAGAAACGGGATATTTTGAGATTGATGTGATTGTAAAAGAAAACAAGAATAATATATTTACTCTTCAAGTTAGGGATAATAGAGGTACATTGGCCAAAGTTAACAATCCTTTAATAGAAATAAGACATAGTTATAATTATTTACAGCCTGCCAATCCGCCTTTACCTCATACGATTTCTATTGAAATTGAGACAGATGAAGGGGGAATGAAAACGAAATTAGAACCTATATTTAAAAAGAATTCAGTCCTTCCTTTAAGTGTAACTCGAAAGTTTTTTGTAACGAATACTTTACTTCCGAATGACGAAAATACTTTTTTTAGTATACGAGTTTATGAAGGTGAAACTTTAGACAACCCTTCAGTCAATACTCTAATTTTTACAATGAAAATTACTGGTGGAAGTTTTTCTTCATTGCTCCCAAAAAATGAGGAAGTTGAAGTGACTATAAGCATTTCAGAATCAAGAGAGATAGGATTGGAATTGTTTATACCGAGGCTTAATGAAGTATTCTCGAAAACACATATCTATTTCCCAGAAAAAAATCGAGCTAATACTATTACAGATTCGATAGAAGCTTCTATAAAAAGTGCTTATGAAGATATTTTCAATCTGCAAGAAGATTTTCTGTTAAGTAATCTAAAAAATGAATCATTACAATTATCAAAAATCGATGAAACCCTTGAACAGTTTGCTAATCAATTTTTCAAAAATATAGAAAGAATGAGAAATAGTGCTGATTTGGCAATGGCAGAGTTAACACGTTTTAAAGATTGCATTGTTATTCCACTTCATAAATTAAAAATGGACAATAATAATCGAATCAGTTCTTCTTCTGGAGGAATTAAAGATGAAGAAATAGAAAATTTAATAGAAGAAACAGAACGTTTAGTATTCGAATTCGATGATACTTCCATATCAAATAATTTTCTTTTTTTAAAACAAAACCTAATAAAAGCTACAGAATTTAAAAATGATCGATTAATTGAAAAATATTCTAATCAATTAAAAGATTTACAGTCTCATGTTGTACGAGAAGATCCTGCTTATTGGATGGACCTTTTTATTTACATTAGTAATTTTGGTACCTATACAGATCAAAATGCAGCAGAAAATTTTATTCAAATGGGAAGAGAAGCATTATACAATGATGATTTAGAAAAATTAAAAAGAGTAGTATATAGTTTGTATGGGCTGGTGCCAAAAGAAGTAGTAGAAACGATCGAAGAAGATAAACAGTTACCTGGAATACGTTTGTTACCTTGA
- a CDS encoding HNH endonuclease, which yields MNYFFVFQNKSYLEERKGAFLWAPQKNRKGQTFHHWEDMKLIKKGDIIFNSYNGEMKSIIVANENCKEMQKPKELNQVDLWEKDGWYVNCTYHDLKYPIVYKEFMEEILNKQDDKYAPFNKVGRGNTGYLFRVSNQLAEFLLNVIEQRNSSFNINSINTKDFIIEVESNLPYNIQKTEREQIIKQRVGQSIFKKLLLKIERKCKLCGVSNEKFLIASHIKPWSKSNDIEKLDPNNGFLFCPNHDKLFDRGFISFNLNGEIIISRELDENSKIFLNVNENHMIQMNEEQSNYMNFHRENIFEIEKIK from the coding sequence GTGAATTATTTTTTTGTGTTTCAAAATAAAAGTTATTTAGAAGAAAGAAAAGGTGCCTTCTTATGGGCTCCTCAAAAAAATAGAAAAGGTCAAACTTTTCATCATTGGGAAGATATGAAGCTTATTAAAAAAGGTGATATTATCTTTAATAGTTATAATGGTGAAATGAAATCGATAATTGTAGCAAATGAAAATTGTAAAGAAATGCAAAAACCTAAAGAGCTGAATCAAGTTGATTTATGGGAGAAAGATGGTTGGTATGTTAATTGTACATATCACGATTTAAAGTATCCTATTGTGTATAAAGAGTTTATGGAAGAAATATTAAATAAACAAGACGATAAATATGCCCCATTTAATAAAGTGGGGCGTGGTAATACGGGGTATTTGTTTAGAGTCTCAAACCAACTTGCTGAATTTCTCTTAAACGTTATTGAACAAAGAAACAGCTCTTTTAATATTAATTCTATTAATACGAAGGACTTTATCATTGAGGTCGAAAGTAATTTACCATATAATATTCAAAAAACAGAACGTGAACAGATCATTAAACAAAGAGTAGGTCAATCCATATTCAAAAAATTACTATTAAAAATAGAAAGAAAATGTAAATTGTGTGGAGTTTCAAATGAAAAATTCTTAATCGCTAGTCACATAAAACCATGGAGTAAATCGAATGATATAGAAAAGTTAGATCCAAATAATGGATTTTTATTTTGTCCAAACCACGATAAACTTTTTGATCGAGGGTTTATAAGTTTTAACCTAAATGGGGAGATAATAATTTCACGAGAGTTAGACGAGAATTCTAAAATATTTTTAAATGTAAACGAAAATCATATGATTCAAATGAATGAAGAACAATCAAATTATATGAATTTTCATCGAGAAAATATTTTTGAAATAGAAAAAATAAAATAA